The following nucleotide sequence is from Streptomyces bathyalis.
CAGCAGGCCGCATACGGGCCCGAGGAGGGCGGAGAGATCATGGCGGAAGTGCACCACCGATTCGTCACTGTGCAGGGTCGGCAGCTCTTCTACCGGGAGGCCGGACCGCGCGACGCACCCGCCCTCGTTCTGCTGCACGGCTTTCCGACCAGCTCGTTCATGTTCCGCCACCTGATCCCGGCGCTGGCCGACCGCTACCGCGTCATCGCCCCCGACCACCTGGGCTTCGGCTACTCGGACGCGCCGTCCGTCGACGACTTCGACTACACCTTCGACGCGCTCGCCGATCACACCGCCGGCCTGCTCGACCAGCTCGGCGTCACGCGGTACGCCATGTACGTCCAGGACTACGGCGCCCCGATCGGCTGGCGCCTCGCACTGCGGAACCCGGACGCCGTGACAGCACTGGTGAGTCAGAGCGGCAACGCCTACGAGGAGGGCTTCGTCCAGGAGTTCTGGCAGCCGATCTTCGCCTACCAGCAGGCCCCGACGCCGGAGAACGAAGCGGCCCTGGTCCCGGCACTGAGCCTCGACATGATCAAGTGGCAGTACGTCACCGGGGTCCCCGACGAGACGCGGGTCGACCCCGACACCTGGCACCACGACCACCAGATGGTCTCCCGACCCGGCAACGACCGCGTACAGCTCAAGCTGTTCCGCGACTACGCCACGAACGTTCCGCTCTATCCGCGCGTCCACGAGTACCTGCGCGACAGGCGCCCGCCGCTGCTGGCCGTCTGGGGCCGGAACGACCCCATCTTCGGGCCCGACGGCGCCCGTGCCTTCGCACGCGACCAGCCCGACGCCGAGGTGCACCTGCTCGACGGAGGCCACTTCCTCCTGGAGTCGGCCCTGGACGAGACCGCCGGCCTGATCCGCGCGTTCCTCGGCAGCCACCTCAAGGAGCTCCAGCGCGCGGGTGCGAACGGAGGACGCCCGAGGCGGTCCTGAGAGGTGGTGCCGCACAGCTCACGTCCGCCGTCCAAGGAAAATCGGTCGCGCCTCGTGAGGGGAGCCGTTAACTTCCGCCTGGGCGCGGTTCGGCACGAATCGCCCGCGAAGGGGGAGTGGGCATGGGGACCGAGGGCGCGCGGACCGACCGACTGAGCATGGTGCTCGACCAGTTCGACCACGCCAGGGAGATGGCCCAGGTGCGGCTGACCGGGCTCAGCGACGAGGAGTACCTGTGGGAGCCGGTGCCCGGGTGCTGGTCCATCCGGCGCCGCGGCGAGGCGGCGACGTCCAGGGCGTTCGGGCCCGGCGAGTGGGTGCTCGACCTGGGCGCCCCGGACATCCCGGCCGGCGAGTACGCCGAGGTGGCCCGGCAGGCCGCCGGCGGCATGAGCGTCGCCAAGATCGCGGATGACTGGAGCGTGAGCGTCGAGCGGGTCGAGCAGGTCCTCGCTCACACCGGCACGCCGGAGCCGGACGAAACACCGGTCACGACCATCGCGTGGCGGCTGGGGCACCTTCACTTCTGCTTTGCGGGCGGCTGGGAGTGGGCCTTCGGCGAGCGGCGGCAGGAGCCGAAGCTGCTCGTCGACTTCACGCCCTCAGCCGCCCTGGCACTCGAGCGCTTCTGGGCGGTGACCGACCGCTGGCGCGAGAGCGTCGCCGCCGTCACGGAGGAGCAGCTCGACACGGTCGGCTTCTCGCAGTACCCGTACGGGTCCGACCCCGACGAGCCGTTCATCAGTGTGCTGTTGGGGGCCAACCTCGAACTCATCCACCACATGGCCGAGATCGCGCTGCTCCGCGATCTGTGGCGGGCCGGTCGCATCAAGCCGGGCTCAGCAGCGCTCGCATGAGGCACTTCTCCGAGCTGTCCCGAGCCGCGATCTGACGTTCTCCGGCTGGGGGTTGGAAACGCTCGGCAATCGGCCTCCGACACGGGCCGGTTCGGGGACGTTCCGCTGTGGTGGGATACCTGCATGGCTTCCCGAGTGCTGCACCTCCTGGGCTCCGCCGCGCCGCCCGTGGTCGACCTGGTCGACATCGTCTGGCGTGCGCAGACCGACGGTTGGACCGTATGCGTCGGCCTGACACCGACGGCCGCCGAGTGGATAAAGGGCCAACTGTCCGCGCTCGAAGGGCAGACCGGGAATCCGGTACGCAGCACTCCGCGGAAATTCGGCGAGCGCGAGATGTGGCCCCGCGCGGACGCCACGATCCTGGCACCTGCGACGCTCAACACCGTCAACGCGAGCGCACTCGGACTCACGACGAACTTCGTCACGGGTCAGGTGGCCGAGGCCATCGGCAGGCGGTGGCCGCTGGTCGTGATGCCCTGCGTCAACAGCGAGTACGCCACCCACCCGCAGTTCGGTCCGAGCATGGAGACGCTGCGGAACGCCGGGGTGCGAGTGCTGTTCGGTGAGGGCGGCTTCCAGCCCGATCCGCCGGGGGAGGGCGACCGTAGGGCCTACCCGTGGGCGCTCGCGCTGGACGCGGCCCGGTCCCTGGCGAAGTAGCGTCGGCGTGGCCGATGTGGCCGACGGTGCTCAACTCCCGCTGAGCAGGACCAGTTCACACGGTGCCTGACCTGCGCACCGTCGGCGACCGGGCCGGAGCGTGACGTCGGCCCGCACAGCCAAGCGACGCCCGCCCCTGATCGCCTCGGCCCTTGAAGTCAGTCCGCCAGGTCCAGCGCCGCCGCGACGATGCCGTCCGCGTCGATCCCGTGATGCCGGTGGACGTCGGCAAGGTTGCCGCTCTGCCCGAAGCCGGTCACCCCGAGGGCGCGGGCAGGCACCTCGTTGATGCCTGCGAGGAACGCCAGGGTGTGCGGATGCCCGTCGAGGACGGTCACCAGCGGACGCGCACGCTCCCGGGGGAAGGTCTGATCGAGGATCCAGTCCGGACCGTCCTGCAGACCCTGCCGCGCCTGAACGGCACGGAAGAGCAGGTCGGGGCTGGTCACGCAGACGACGTCCGCGCCGACGCCGAGCCCTTCCAGGCGGTCCGCCGCCGTGAGCGCCTCGGTGACCATCACACCGGCCGCTGCGATCGTCAGCGAAGGATTCTCGTGCCTGCGCAGCAGGTAGCCGCCGGCCACGGACTGCCTGCGCCGCCGCTCCCGCGCCGCCGAGTCGTCCGGCACGGCGGCGAGCGCCTGGTCCACGGGGCGGGTGGACAGTCGCAGATACGTCGAACTGCCGCCCGCCTTACCGAGGTTGGCCAGGCCCGCGAGCAGGCACCATTCCAGATCGAGGGCGAACGCCGGTTCATACGCGGTGCATCCGGGCTGCTCCAGGCCGATCGAGGGTGTGATGACCGACTGGTGGGCACCGCCCTCCGGTGCGAGGCTCACCCCCGACGGCGTCCCCACGAGGATCGACTGACCGCCCGCATACATCCCGAACGACCACGGTTCCAAGGCCCGGCCCACGAACGGGTCGTAGACCACGCCGATCGGCAGCAGAGGCGTGCCCCAACGGCTCCACGTGGCACCCAACTCACCCAGCAGCCCGACCAGGTTGGTCTCAGCGATGCCGAGCTCGATGTGCTGCCCGGCCGGTTGCTCACGCCAGTGGAGGATCGTCTCGGCGTCGTCGTCGAACCAGTCCCGGCGCTGCGTTGCCGACCACGTTCCGACCTTGTTGAGCCAGCCGCCCAGGTTCGTCGTCGAGGCGACGTCCGGGCAGACGGTCACCACGTGTCCTGCTGCCTCGGGGGCTTGCCGTGTCAGGTCGAGCAGGGCCCTGCCGAGGGCCTGCTGGGTCGAGCCCTTCCCGGACGGTGTGCGTCCGAAGTCCGCGGGAAGCGCGGGGGGTTGCTGCGGCGGCGCGTCCTGGCGGCGCAGCTTCGCCGCGGTGCGCTCGCACAACTCGGCCTCGGCGCTGCCGGGTTGGAAGCGGGCCCACGGCGCGTCCGCGTCGGCGCCCACGCGTGCCGCGAGTTCCTGCATCTGCTCACCGGTCAGCAGCGCCGAGTGGTTCTGCGGGTGCCCGGCGGTGGGCAGCCCGTGGCCCTTGACGGTGTAGGCGAAGACGACGGTGGGCCGGGTGTCGTCGATGCGGGAGTAGGCATCGATGAGTGCCCCGAGGTCGTGGCCGCCGAGGTTCCGCAGCAGGTTGACCACCGAGTCGTCGTCGAGCCCGGCCAGCAACTGCGCGATCGCCTTCTGCCCCGGCCCGGATCCGGGCAGCCGCTCCCTCAGTTGCTCCGCGGAGCAACGCAGCAGCCGCTGATACTCGGGGTTCGTCATCTCATCGATGCGGGCGCGCAGCGCGTCCCCGTCCGGCCGCGCGAACAACTCCTCCAGCAGGCGCCCGTACTTGACGGTGATGACCTGCCATCCTGCCGCGTCGAACATGCCCTGCAGGCGGGTCGCCGAGATGTTCGGCACGACCCGGTCCAGGGACTGACGGTTGAAGTCGACGATCCACACGATCTCACCCAGGTCGGTCACCGCCGGGTCGAGCACCGCCTCCCAGCAGGCGCCCTCGTCGAGTTCGGCGTCCCCCAGCAGCGAGTACTGCCGGCCCGAACTGCCGCCTCCGAAGCGTCCGTTCACATACCGGCGCGCGATCGCACCCCAGATCGGCGCCGTCGCACCGATGCCGACCGACCCGGTCGAGTAGTCGACAGGGTCCGGGTCCTTCTCGCGGCTCGGGTAGCTCTGCAGACCGCCGTAGCTGCGCAGCGTCGTCAGGTACGACTCGTCCAGCTCACCCAGCAGGTAGTTCACCGCGTGCAGGACGGGGGAGGCGTGCGGCTTGACCGACACGCGGTCGTCGCGGCCGAGTTCGTGGAACCACAGCGCCGTCATGATCGACGTCATGGAGGCGCTGGAGGCCTGATGGCCGCCGACCTTCAGCCCGGACGGGTTCGGGCGGACGCGGTTGGCGTGGTCGATGACCGATGTCGCCAGCCACAGCACGCGCTGCTCGACCGCCGTAAGGGTCTTGAGGTCCTGCCCGCCGTTGCGCCGAGCATCCGCGTCGGTGGCCGGGGCCGTCCCTGTCATGTCGTCCGTGGTCTTCATGCCGCCCGTCCGAAGCATTCGAAGTCAGCAGATTGCCTCAATATGAGAGCAGGGTGATGATGACCGCACAATCACGGCACACTCCATTGCGCAATCTGCCCAGCGAGCGGGCCGGTAGTGGCGGCGGGATTGAGCATAGTGACAGGTGAAGTGCCCCTCGGCTGGCTCAACGCCACCGCGGTTCATGCTCGGTCCTGCACTCCGCTGAGGAAGCTCCGCAGACGCTCCGTTGTCCCGGACGGGGCTTCCTCCGGCAGGTAGTGGTCGCAGGGGAGTGCTTCGCCCTGTACCTCGGTGGCGTACTCCCGCCACACGGTCTCGACGTCGTAGTGGTGTCCGACGAAGCTGGACTCTCCCCAGAGGGCCAGCAACGGAACTTGGACTCGCCGGCCCGCGTCGGCGTCCTCGTCGTCGTGCACGAGGTCGATGGAAGCCGCGGCCCTGTAGTCCTCGCACGAGGCGTGAATGGCTGCCGGGTCGCTGAAGCAGCGCACGTACTCGTCGAGCGCGCCAGGAGAGAAGGGTGTGCCGCCCTGATGGCGCGAGCCCACGCGCGCCCGAATCCAGAAGTCGGGGTCCTTTCCGATCAGATGCTCCGGGATGCCGTTCCCGGCGATGAGGAAGAACCAGTGGTAATAGCCGCGTCCGAAGTCGGCGTCGGCGTGCCGGAAAACATGCCGGGTGGGCACGATGTCAAGGACGGCCAGCGCGGAGACGGCCTGGGGGTGGTCGAGCGCGAGGCGGTGGGCGACTCGTCCGCCGCGGTCGTGCCCTGCGACGGCGAAGCGTTCAAATCCGAGTTCACGCATGACCAGCAGTTGATCGCGTGCCATGGCCCGCTTCGAATACGGGAGGTGCCATTGGTCGCTGGCCGGCTTGGCGCTGTCGCCGTAGCCGCGAAGGTCCGTGAGTACGACGGTGTGTGTGGCGGTCAGCTGTGGAGCCACGTGATGCCAGATCATGTGGGTCTGGGGGTAGCCGTGCAACAGCAGGAGCGGCGGTCCGTCCCCCGCAGTGCGTACGTTGATCCGTACGCCGTCCGCATCGACGGTGCGGTGCGTGAACTCCGGGGGAAGCAGATCGCTCATGACCCCATCACAGCAGCCCGGATCCTTGTGCGTCCAAGACCAGTTGGTACGCCGCTTGGAATCTGCTGATCTGCGGGCTCGTGCAGTGCGCGACGCCCTTCCATCAGGGTTCTGACGTCCTTCCATCAGGGTTCTGGGGTGTGCGCTGCCTGCAGTCGGTCCGGCTCGGCCGCAGCCGGAAACTCCATGTCCTCGCCCCGGACACGCAACCCGCACCGGCACGGAGTGCCGCCAACGATCCGTGACCGGGCGGCTGCGTCAGGGGTTGCCGCCGTTTCCAGCGTTAACGCCACTGAAACGCTCCCGGCATAGCCTGCCTCGACCTGCGGGGCCATGTCCCGGCCATGGGGGAGAGGCGAAGAAGGGCGGAGCGGAGACGATGCAGCTGACACCGCATGAGCAGGAACGCCTGCTCATCCATGTTGCCGCCGACGTCGCGGCGCGGCGGAAGGAACGCGGCGTACTGCTCAATCACCCGGAGGCCGTCGCACTGATCACCTCCCACGTGCTGGAGGGGGCAAGGGACGGTCGGTCGGTGACCGAGCTGATGGATTCGGGCCGCCAGGTTCTCAGCCGGGACGACGTCATGGACGGGGTTCCCGAGATGCTCGGCGACGTGCAGGTCGAGGCCACTTTCCCGGACGGCACGAAACTCGTCACCGTCCACCGGCCCGTCCCGTGACCCGGACCTGGCAACAGCGGAAGGAGCGCCGCAACGTGATACCGGGAGAGATCCTCCACGGCGATGACCCGGTGACGCTCAACGAGGGCGCCGAGATCACCTGGCTCACTGTGCTGAACGCCGCCGACCGGCCCGTACAAGTCGGCTCGCACTACCACTTCGCGGAGGCCAACCCCGGATTGGAGTTCGACAGGCCCGCCGCCCACGGCCGGCGCCTGGCCATCGCCGCGGGAACGGCCGTGCGGTTCGAGCCCGGCATCCCTGTCGAGGTCGCCCTCGTCCCGATCGGCGGCCGGCGCGTGATCGCCGGGCTTCGCGGTCAGACAGGCGGACCACTCGATGACGGCGGATCCGCTCCCGGCGACGGAGATGCCCATGACCGATGAGGGCGGCGTGATCCCCCGGGCCGTCTACGCGGAACTGTTCGGCCCGACCACCGGCGACCGGGTACGGCTCGCCGACACCGACCTCATCGTCGAGGTCGAGGAGGACCGTAGCGGCGGGCCGGGACGGGCGGGGGACGAGGCGGTCTTCGGAGGCGGCAAGGTCATCCGTGAATCCATGGGCCAGGCGCGCACGACACGCGCCGAAGGTGCGGCCGACACCGTCGTCACAGGTGCACTCGTCCTCGACCACTGGGGCGTGATCAAGGCGGACGTCGGCATCCGGGACGGCCGGATCACCGCGCTGGCAAAGGCCGGGAACCCGGACACCATGGACGGCGTGCACCCCGCCCTCGTCATCGGGCCCGAAACCGAGATCATCGCCGGGAACGGCAGGATCCTCACCGCGGGTGGCGTCGATGCCCACGTCCACTTCGTATGCCCGCAGCTCATCGACGAGGCGCTGGCCTCCGGAGTCACGACGCTGCTCGGGGGCGGCACGGGACCGGCGGAGGGCAGCAAGGCGACCACAGTGACACCCGGTCCGTGGCACCTGGCCCGGACCCTCGCCGCCATGGACGACATGCCCGTCAACGTGGGGCTGCTGGGCAAGGGGAACACCGTCTCCCACGACGCGCTG
It contains:
- a CDS encoding alpha/beta fold hydrolase; the protein is MAEVHHRFVTVQGRQLFYREAGPRDAPALVLLHGFPTSSFMFRHLIPALADRYRVIAPDHLGFGYSDAPSVDDFDYTFDALADHTAGLLDQLGVTRYAMYVQDYGAPIGWRLALRNPDAVTALVSQSGNAYEEGFVQEFWQPIFAYQQAPTPENEAALVPALSLDMIKWQYVTGVPDETRVDPDTWHHDHQMVSRPGNDRVQLKLFRDYATNVPLYPRVHEYLRDRRPPLLAVWGRNDPIFGPDGARAFARDQPDAEVHLLDGGHFLLESALDETAGLIRAFLGSHLKELQRAGANGGRPRRS
- a CDS encoding DinB family protein: MGTEGARTDRLSMVLDQFDHAREMAQVRLTGLSDEEYLWEPVPGCWSIRRRGEAATSRAFGPGEWVLDLGAPDIPAGEYAEVARQAAGGMSVAKIADDWSVSVERVEQVLAHTGTPEPDETPVTTIAWRLGHLHFCFAGGWEWAFGERRQEPKLLVDFTPSAALALERFWAVTDRWRESVAAVTEEQLDTVGFSQYPYGSDPDEPFISVLLGANLELIHHMAEIALLRDLWRAGRIKPGSAALA
- a CDS encoding flavoprotein encodes the protein MASRVLHLLGSAAPPVVDLVDIVWRAQTDGWTVCVGLTPTAAEWIKGQLSALEGQTGNPVRSTPRKFGEREMWPRADATILAPATLNTVNASALGLTTNFVTGQVAEAIGRRWPLVVMPCVNSEYATHPQFGPSMETLRNAGVRVLFGEGGFQPDPPGEGDRRAYPWALALDAARSLAK
- a CDS encoding transketolase-like TK C-terminal-containing protein, whose product is MTGTAPATDADARRNGGQDLKTLTAVEQRVLWLATSVIDHANRVRPNPSGLKVGGHQASSASMTSIMTALWFHELGRDDRVSVKPHASPVLHAVNYLLGELDESYLTTLRSYGGLQSYPSREKDPDPVDYSTGSVGIGATAPIWGAIARRYVNGRFGGGSSGRQYSLLGDAELDEGACWEAVLDPAVTDLGEIVWIVDFNRQSLDRVVPNISATRLQGMFDAAGWQVITVKYGRLLEELFARPDGDALRARIDEMTNPEYQRLLRCSAEQLRERLPGSGPGQKAIAQLLAGLDDDSVVNLLRNLGGHDLGALIDAYSRIDDTRPTVVFAYTVKGHGLPTAGHPQNHSALLTGEQMQELAARVGADADAPWARFQPGSAEAELCERTAAKLRRQDAPPQQPPALPADFGRTPSGKGSTQQALGRALLDLTRQAPEAAGHVVTVCPDVASTTNLGGWLNKVGTWSATQRRDWFDDDAETILHWREQPAGQHIELGIAETNLVGLLGELGATWSRWGTPLLPIGVVYDPFVGRALEPWSFGMYAGGQSILVGTPSGVSLAPEGGAHQSVITPSIGLEQPGCTAYEPAFALDLEWCLLAGLANLGKAGGSSTYLRLSTRPVDQALAAVPDDSAARERRRRQSVAGGYLLRRHENPSLTIAAAGVMVTEALTAADRLEGLGVGADVVCVTSPDLLFRAVQARQGLQDGPDWILDQTFPRERARPLVTVLDGHPHTLAFLAGINEVPARALGVTGFGQSGNLADVHRHHGIDADGIVAAALDLAD
- a CDS encoding alpha/beta fold hydrolase; translated protein: MSDLLPPEFTHRTVDADGVRINVRTAGDGPPLLLLHGYPQTHMIWHHVAPQLTATHTVVLTDLRGYGDSAKPASDQWHLPYSKRAMARDQLLVMRELGFERFAVAGHDRGGRVAHRLALDHPQAVSALAVLDIVPTRHVFRHADADFGRGYYHWFFLIAGNGIPEHLIGKDPDFWIRARVGSRHQGGTPFSPGALDEYVRCFSDPAAIHASCEDYRAAASIDLVHDDEDADAGRRVQVPLLALWGESSFVGHHYDVETVWREYATEVQGEALPCDHYLPEEAPSGTTERLRSFLSGVQDRA
- a CDS encoding urease subunit gamma translates to MQLTPHEQERLLIHVAADVAARRKERGVLLNHPEAVALITSHVLEGARDGRSVTELMDSGRQVLSRDDVMDGVPEMLGDVQVEATFPDGTKLVTVHRPVP
- a CDS encoding urease subunit beta, with product MIPGEILHGDDPVTLNEGAEITWLTVLNAADRPVQVGSHYHFAEANPGLEFDRPAAHGRRLAIAAGTAVRFEPGIPVEVALVPIGGRRVIAGLRGQTGGPLDDGGSAPGDGDAHDR